The Patescibacteria group bacterium nucleotide sequence GGTGATCTCCTCGGCCGTCCGGTTGAACATCATGATCCGGCGCCCGGAATCGATCACGCAAATGCCGAACGGGGAATTATCGACGATGGACTGGAAATAATTCCGCGCTTTCTTGATCTCCGCCTCGACCAAGCTCTTCACCCGGATATCGCGGCCCAGATACAGCACGGCTGAAACTTTGTCATGACGGATGATTGGCGTCGCGTAATACTCCATTTTAACCAGCTTGCCACCGCTCGTCCTGGCTTTGACCTCGAACTCGGCGACTCCGGCATCGCCGGCCACGATCCGGTCCAGACTGGATGGAACATTTGAAAAAATCTTTTCAAGCGGCCAGCCGACGACCTCATTCTCAGAATAACCCAGCAATTCCAAAAGCACCTTGTTGGCCGCAAGGATCTGATGGCCGGGATCGGTGATGATCAGGGCTTCGGGTACGTCATCCTGGCGGAAAAAGACACCGCCGGACTCCGCTGCCGGTTGCTTCTTGGTGGTTGGCATAGTGATCGTCGCCTCGACGCGTTACGCGCCCTGCGGCGGCTGATGCAAGCAGATCGCCAGTGTTTCGGATGTGGGCTGTCCGACGAAACGCTTGTCGCCGATGATGAGCGTCGGCAGAGCCTCGATGTTGTACTGTTCGGCCAATTCCGGATGTTCGGCAATATCAATGATCTCCAGATCCATTCCCGGCTCCTGGCTGCAGGCAACCTCAACCTGGCGGCGAACGAAATTATAAATCGCCGATTCCTGGGAAACAAAGAATAAAATTTTACGTTTGTCAGCCATGTTGCGGGCGGTCATTTGCGGCTCTTCTTGCGCTTAATCACGGCCGCCGGTTCAAGACAGGCCTTTTCCGTCGCCCCTATGACGCACATGCCGGCGGAATTGATGGTATAACGACGGACCTCTTTGTCGTGCGCCGAAGCCCGAGATTTGGCGATCAGGATGATCCGCTCCATCTGGCCGGCGATCTCGGAAAAATCCATCGTGATGATGTTATCGGCGATGACCGCGAGATCGGAATCGGTGCCGGCGGATTCGCCGTCAACAGCCGCGCTGGTGTAATTCATGAGCGTCGTGATCTGCCTGGCTTTCAGAAACGAGTTCAGCGAAACAGCGAAGCGGCGGAACCGTTGCTGATCGACGGAATTGACGAGCGGCGTCACGGAATCAATGACCACCCGGCGAGGCTGAAAATCTTTGACGATATGCCGCATCTGTTTCAGATAAGCTTCGAGCGGCATCTCTTCCGGCTGCCAAGCGACAACCTGGAGCAGACGGCGTTTCTCGGCGGCGGTAAAATTCATGCCGATCGTCTTGGCGTCCATGAAAATCTGGGCGCGCCCCTCTTCAAAAGAGAACAAGACGCCGCGTTCGCCGCGCCTGACACCCTCGGCCAGGAACGACATGCCAAGCACGGTCCGACCGGTGCCGGACGGACCCTTGAGCAGCGTGGTCGAACCGCGGAAGATGCCGCCGTCAGTCATGGCATCGATGCCGTCGACGCCGATAGAGATGCGGCTCATGGGGCTCTCCTTGGCAAAATCCTCGTTCTGACGCGGAAAGACGACGATACCGTCATCGGAGATCAGGAACGGGTAGCGGCCGGTCTGATGGCTGCCGCCGCGCAACTTGACGATCTCGATCTGGCGCTCGCGCTGGCGTCCGACCGCGGAGTTATACAGGAACACCACGCTATCGGCGACAAAATCCTCGACGCCGAACCGGGAAGCGCCGTCGCTGTCGTTCACGCGCTCGGCGGTGATGACAGTCGTGACGCCGAGTTCGCGCAGGATGCTGATCAGCTTGAACATCTCCCGACGGACCAGGGCGTAATCTTTGTAGCGCAGGAACAACGAACCGATGCTGTCGATGACGACGCGTTTGGCCTTGACCTTGTCGACGGCGAAACGAATGCGCGCGATGAGCGCTCCAAAATCATACTCCCCGACCTCGACCTGATTCTCCGCGACGCGACTCGCA carries:
- a CDS encoding circadian clock KaiB family protein, whose amino-acid sequence is MADKRKILFFVSQESAIYNFVRRQVEVACSQEPGMDLEIIDIAEHPELAEQYNIEALPTLIIGDKRFVGQPTSETLAICLHQPPQGA
- the kaiC gene encoding circadian clock protein KaiC, with amino-acid sequence MTHTNSLPPKIPTNIVGFDRLADGGLPKGRAIVISGSAGSGKTIFGLEFLFRGVTELKEPGVFVTFEERRADLLMDVAGFGWSLDDLEKQGRIAFVDASRVAENQVEVGEYDFGALIARIRFAVDKVKAKRVVIDSIGSLFLRYKDYALVRREMFKLISILRELGVTTVITAERVNDSDGASRFGVEDFVADSVVFLYNSAVGRQRERQIEIVKLRGGSHQTGRYPFLISDDGIVVFPRQNEDFAKESPMSRISIGVDGIDAMTDGGIFRGSTTLLKGPSGTGRTVLGMSFLAEGVRRGERGVLFSFEEGRAQIFMDAKTIGMNFTAAEKRRLLQVVAWQPEEMPLEAYLKQMRHIVKDFQPRRVVIDSVTPLVNSVDQQRFRRFAVSLNSFLKARQITTLMNYTSAAVDGESAGTDSDLAVIADNIITMDFSEIAGQMERIILIAKSRASAHDKEVRRYTINSAGMCVIGATEKACLEPAAVIKRKKSRK